A region from the Salvia splendens isolate huo1 chromosome 15, SspV2, whole genome shotgun sequence genome encodes:
- the LOC121768274 gene encoding sister chromatid cohesion protein SCC2-like isoform X2: MSNPAGGGGFEGHHRGISLSNTVHSEVAPCLPLPSLPVFCGGRDQELRLFDNRGGASRRNASGADVAGRIADLLRNADVSYLNLKNEESIQPDGYVGKLNITNDVLRHEAESLQYVSPGPGMESTNRGNLTQSKSFERSMPAINQVPTDSLGTTNYQQDHNANNDIINSSRKPKVKKRTKADIPSAPCPDSREGQDAAVGGFCEWLEDICNRAEIPSDDREETEWQSLTQSDLKALVNEIMSIRSKNLLHIVPADTLSRILKVLDRQIHRAEGLSIDDCEKLDAEVVSSLYCALESIHAALVIMAHDGMPKQIYKEEYIERILDFSRHQILDVMFACDPAYRALHKPNYNLDDEEDDDAEDFGSSSKKRRISKSVRVRKSTTNRMSGTVNIIVQKLCTIVSYLKQLLLIERLSDSCILQLVRTSLQTLLVDNIQLLQLKVISLIGGIYYMYTQHRTYMMDETIQILLKLPLSKRVPRTYHLPDEEQRQIQLVTALLIQIIHHCANLPEVVRLTPGNPSLDISIDADYPSKCHEAVTESCCLFWSRILQRYTSTKNQDASELKSMMENLVMDLLTTLNLPEYPASAPILEVLCVLLLQNAGPKSKDISARTMAIDLLGTIAARLKHDAVVCRNEKFWIVQVLMDSENSDPSYLRDVCAICLDSTAERSSLECQGCHRPFHLDCIGGREQDASSRTFDCQVCLCEKQLLVLKTHCESESKDDQKQNRISKKSSRASSSVTKQEIVQQMLLNYLQDAGSADELNLFMRWFYLCLWYKDDPASPQKFLYFLARMKSREILRDSFSFSSLLTRDSVKKITLALGQKSSFARGFDKILQVLLASLRENSPVIRAKAMRAVSIIVEADPEVLGNKLVQTAVEGRFCDSAISVREAALELVGKHIASHPDVGIKYFEKVAERIKDTGVSVRKRAIKIIKDMCTSSTDFSQSTTAFVAIISRINDEESSIQDLVCKTFYEFWFEEPSGWQNRTFKDNSSVPLEVTKKTEQVAETLRRMSSHQPLAIVIKRILVLDFFPQSAKAAGINPVLLSSVRRRCELMCKCLLEKALQVAETNSEEGEVRMLPYILLLHSFCLVDPTLCAPASDPSQFIITLQPYLKSQSDNRVAAQMLESILFIIDSVLPLLRKLPETVAEELEQDLKQMIVRHSFLTVVHACIKCLCSVGKVSGKGASVIQYLIQLFYKRLDALGFDNKQQVGRSLFCLGLLIRYGSPMLDMSAFNPRNMDVASNINLFKKYLQAEDFIIKVRALQALGYVFIACPECMLQKDVGKILEATLSTCADARLKNMYEYLLDAESRMEKDKASNDDNNPSADGTSVPVAAGAGDTNICGGIVQLYWNSILARCLDANEHVRQAALKIVEIVLRQGLVHPITCVPYLIALETDPEEVNAKLSHHLLMNMNEKYPAFCESRLGDGLHLSFIFIRTMSGDLPEMSNNKSPAKLFNNIKGKGDVGSSTFARHGVARIYKLIRGNRVSRNRFMSSIVHKFETPTCSDSVIPFLMYCTEILALLPFTLPDEPLYLIYTINRVVQVSSGAVESNIKDFLHLLQGNVHKTNGNGMVQASQLDSTTNPGSERNMETEGNPTLPMELPNHLYGEESCRDPNANPIPSRDPYTISASDFQKIQASFLAAGALQLLLKLKRHLKIVYGLDDIRCQAFSPNEPVKPGESLGRQNIPFTISDINIDPPNTYEDVMRRYQEFKNALREDTVDYSTYSANIKRKRPPSTSARRGKAVRMADMDDEDGYDDEDWGNSVARMNKSAGKRGSYMRTRQRQQL; the protein is encoded by the exons ATGTCAAATCCCGCCGGCGGAGGTGGTTTCGAGGGGCACCACAGGGGCATAAGTCTCTCGAACACAGTTCACTCGGAGGTTGCGCCGTGCTTGCCGCTGCCCTCGCTCCCAGTATTCTGCGGCGGGCGCGATCAGGAACTTCGCCTATTCGACAACCGCGGCGGCGCTTCCAGGAGGAATGCTAGCGGCGCTGATGTGGCGGGAAGGATAGCTGATCTCCTCCGCAATGCTGATGTATCTTACTT GAATCTTAAAAATGAAGAAAGCATTCAACCAGATGGTTATGTGGGCAAGTTAAATATAACCAATGATGTTTTGAGACATGAGGCAGAATCACTTCAATATGTCTCTCCAG GTCCTGGTATGGAGTCAACAAATCGAGGTAATTTGAcccaatcaaagtcctttgagCGGAGCATGCCTGCCATAAATCAAGTGCCAACTGACTCATTAGGGACGACCAATTATCAGCAAGATCACAATGCTAATAAT GATATTATTAACTCTTCCCGAAAACCAAAAGTGAAAAAGAGAACAAAAGCTGACATACCGTCAGCTCCTTGTCCCGATTCCCGTGAGGGTCAAG ATGCAGCTGTAGGGGGATTTTGTGAATGGTTGGAGGACATATGTAACAGAGCAGAAATTCCTTCTGATGACAGAGAAGAAACAGAATGGCAATCATTGACCCAATCTGATCTTAAAGCTCTAGTCAATGAAATCATGTCCATTCGATCTAAGAATTTACTCCACATAGTTCCAGCTGACACTCTTTCAAGGATTTTAAAAGTTTTAGATCGCCAGATTCATCGAGCAGAAGGACTTTCAATAGATGATTGTGAGAAG TTGGATGCTGAGGTGGTATCATCCCTTTATTGTGCTCTGGAGTCAATTCATGCAGCTTTAGTTATTATGGCTCATGATGGCATGCCTAAACAGATTTACAAGGAAGAG TATATTGAAAGGATCTTGGATTTTTCAAGACATCAAATTTTGGATGTTATGTTTGCATGTGATCCAGCATATCGGGCCCTACACAAACCCAATTATAATTTGGATG ATGAGGAAGATGATGATGCTGAGGATTTTGGCTCTAGCAGTAAGAAGAGGCGAATTTCTAAGAGTGTAAGAGTTAGAAAATCAACAACAAACCG GATGTCTGGTACAGTAAACATTATTGTTCAGAAATTGTGTACCATTGTCAGTTATCTCAAGCAGCTGTTGTTGATAGAACGCTTATCAGATAGTTGCATTCTGCAACTTGTGCGGACTAGTTTACAGACACTTTTGGTGGATAATATCCAGCTTTTGCAGCTGAAAGTAATCAGTTTAATTGGTGGG ATTTATTATATGTACACTCAGCATCGGACATATATGATGGATGAAACTATTCAAATACTTCTAAAGCTGCCACTCTCTAAAAGAGTACCAAGAACTTATCATCTTCCGGATGAAGAACAAAGGCAGATTCAGTTAGTCACTGCTCTATTGATTCAAATTATTCATCATTGTGCAAATCTTCCTGAAGTCGTGAGGCTAACTCCTGGAAATCCTTCACTGGACATTTCTATTGATGCTGATTACCCCTCTAAATGTCATGAGGCAGTTACAGAGTCATGCTGCCTCTTTTGGAGTCGAATTCTTCAGCGGTATACAAGCACAAAAAATCAGGATGCATCTGAATTGAAGTCAATGATGGAAAATCTTGTGATGGATTTGCTCACTACTCTGAACTTACCGGAGTATCCAGCTTCAGCTCCTATTCTAGAG GTTCTGTGTGTATTACTACTTCAGAATGCTGGGCCAAAATCAAAAGATATTTCTGCCAGAACAATGGCCATTGACCTTCTCGGTACAATTGCTGCAAGGTTAAAACATGATGCGGTAGTGTGTAGGAATGAAAAGTTTTGGATCGTACAGGTCTTGATGGATAGTGAAAATAGTGACCCTAGCTATCTGAGAGATGTCTGTGCTATTTGTTTGGATTCAACTGCTGAAAGGTCTAGTCTCGAATGTCAAGGCTGTCATAGGCCATTCCATCTTGATTGTATAGGAGGAAGAGAGCAGGATGCTTCTTCTCGAACCTTTGATTGTCAGGTTTGCTTATGCGAGAAACAACTTCTTGTGTTAAAAACGCATTGCGAGTCCGAATCCAAGGATGACCAGAAACAAAATCGTATTTCCAAAAAATCTTCCCGAGCTTCATCCTCAGTAACAAAACAGGAGATTGTTCAACAAATGCTCCTAAATTATTTGCAGGATGCAGGGTCTGCAGATGAACTAAACCTCTTTATGCGCTG GTTTTATCTTTGTCTTTGGTATAAAGATGATCCTGCTTCTCCTCAAAAGTTCCTCTACTTCCTCGCAAGGATGAAATCTAGGGAAATTCTGCGAGActcgttttctttttcttctcttctgACAAGGGATTCAGTGAAAAAAATTACTTTGGCATTGGGTCAAAAGAGTTCGTTTGCTAGAGGATTTGACAAGATACTTCAAGTGCTTTTG GCCAGCCTGAGGGAGAACTCACCAGTGATTCGTGCTAAGGCAATGCGAGCG GTTAGTATTATCGTAGAAGCAGATCCCGAGGTTTTGGGTAACAAGCTTGTGCAAACGGCAGTTGAAGGGAGGTTTTGTGACTCTGCTATATCAGTAAGAGAAGCAGCACTTGAGCTTGTTGGAAAGCACATTGCTTCACATCCTGATGTTGGTATAAAG TATTTTGAGAAGGTAGCAGAGAGGATTAAGGATACTGGAGTAAGTGTCCGAAAACGAGCTATTAAAATTATCAAGGATATGTGTACCTCCTCCACTGACTTTTCACAGAGCAccactgcttttgtggcgataATTTCTCGTATCAATGATGAAGAATCCAGCATACAG GACCTGGTCTGCAAGACATTTTATGAGTTTTGGTTCGAGGAGCCTTCTGGTTGGCAAAACCGTACTTTCAAAGATAACAGTTCGGTTCCTCTAGAAGTGACTAAGAAGACAGAACAGGTTGCTGAGACTTTGAGAAGGATGTCCAGTCACCAACCCCTTGctattgtcattaaaagaatcTTAGTTCTTGATTTCTTTCCCCAATCTGCTAAAGCTGCTGGGATAAACCCTGTATTACTTTCATCCGTACGCAGGCGCTGTGAGCTAATGTGCAAGTGTCTGCTGGAAAAAGCATTGCAG GTTGCTGAGACAAACAGTGAGGAAGGAGAAGTCCGCATGCTTCCATATATTCTTCTACTGCATTCATTCTGTCTGGTGGATCCTACATTATGTGCACCAGCCTCTGACCCTTCACAGTTTATTATCACACTACAACCATATTTGAAGAGTCAG TCTGACAATCGAGTGGCTGCTCAGATGCTGGAGAGCATATTGTTTATAATTGATTCTGTCTTGCCATTATTGCGGAAACTTCCTGAGACTGTTGCGGAGGAACTTGAACAAGACCTGAAACAAATGATAGTCCGGCACTCTTTCCTGACAGTTGTCCACGCTTGCATAAA ATGTTTATGCTCTGTGGGGAAAGTATCAGGAAAAGGTGCAAGTGTTATTCAGTATCTTATCCAGTTGTTCTACAAACGTCTGGATGCATTGGGGTTTGATAACAAGCAG CAAGTAGGTAGATCTCTGTTTTGTCTTGGGTTGTTGATACGCTATGGTAGCCCAATGTTGGATATGTCTGCTTTCAACCCAAGAAACATGGATGTAGCAAGCAATATCAACTTATTCAAAAAGTATCTTCAGGCTGAAGACTTCATTATTAAAGTTCGGGCATTACAG GCTTTAGGTTATGTTTTTATTGCTTGTCCTGAATGTATGTTGCAAAAGGATGTCGGTAAAATTTTGGAGGCAACTCTGTCCACCTGTGCTGATGCTCGTCTGAAG AACATGTATGAGTATCTTCTGGATGCGGAAAGCCGAATGGAGAAAGATAAAGCTAGCAATGATGATAATAATCCATCTGCTGATGGTACCAGTGTCCCCGTTGCTGCCGGTGCTGGCGATACTAACATTTGTGGTGGTATAGTTCAGCTATATTGGAATAGCATCTTAGCAAGATGTCTGGATGCAAATGAACATGTCCGTCAAGCTGCTCTCAAG ATTGTTGAAATTGTGCTGCGCCAAGGTCTTGTACATCCTATTACTTGTGTACCGTATCTCATTGCACTTGAAACAGATCCGGAGGAAGTAAATGCAAAGTTGTCTCATCATCTCTTGATGAATATGAATGAGAA GTATCCTGCTTTCTGCGAAAGCCGTCTTGGTGATGGACTtcatttgtcatttattttcatTCGTACCATGAGTGGAGATCTCCCTGAAATGTCCAATAATAAGTCCCCAGCCAAATTATTTAACAATATTAAGGGAAAAGGAGATGTTGGGTCTTCAACATTTGCACGGCATGGTGTTGCTCGAATCTATAAGCTCATTCGTGGAAATCGTGTTTCAAGAAAcagattcatgtcctccattgtGCACAAATTTGAAACACCGacctgcagtgattctgtgatACCGTTTCTAAT GTATTGCACTGAGATTCTTGCTCTACTACCTTTCACATTACCTGATGAACCTCTTTATTTGATCTATACTATAAACCGAGTGGTACAAGTTAGCTCAGGGGCAGTAGAATCAAACATTAAGGACTTTTTGCATTTATTACAAGGAAATGTTCATAAAACCAATGGGAATGGGATGGTGCAAGCCTCTCAACTGGATAGCACTACAAACCCTGGTAGTGAAAGAAACATGGAAACTGAGGGGAACCCGACACTACCCATGGAGTTACCGAATCATCTTTATGGGGAAGAATCATGTAGGGATCCAAATGCAAACCCCATACCCTCGAGAGATCCCTATACCATCTCTGCAAGTGATTTTCAGAAAATCCAG GCCAGCTTTCTAGCAGCTGGTGCACTGCAACTGCTTCTAAAGCTCAAGAGGCACTTGAAGATTGTTTATGGCCTAGATGATATCCGATGCCAG GCATTTTCTCCTAATGAACCGGTTAAACCAGGCGAAAGTTTAGGACGGCAGAATATTCCATTCACTATCAGTGATATTAACATTGACCCTCCCAACACCTACGAAGACGTCATGCGGAGATATCAG GAATTCAAGAATGCCTTAAGAGAAGACACAGTTGACTATTCAACCTACTCAGCAAACATCAAGAGGAAACGGCCACCCTCCACGAGCGCAAGACGAGGGAAGGCTGTCCGAATGGCAGATATGGATGATGAAGATGGCTATGATGATGAAGATTGGGGTAACAGTGTGGCCAGGATGAACAAGAGCGCCGGCAAGAGAGGTAGTTACATGAGAACGAGGCAGCGACAACAGTTGTAA
- the LOC121768274 gene encoding sister chromatid cohesion protein SCC2-like isoform X1 has protein sequence MSNPAGGGGFEGHHRGISLSNTVHSEVAPCLPLPSLPVFCGGRDQELRLFDNRGGASRRNASGADVAGRIADLLRNADVSYLNLKNEESIQPDGYVGKLNITNDVLRHEAESLQYVSPGPGMESTNRGNLTQSKSFERSMPAINQVPTDSLGTTNYQQDHNANNDIINSSRKPKVKKRTKADIPSAPCPDSREGQDAAVGGFCEWLEDICNRAEIPSDDREETEWQSLTQSDLKALVNEIMSIRSKNLLHIVPADTLSRILKVLDRQIHRAEGLSIDDCEKLDAEVVSSLYCALESIHAALVIMAHDGMPKQIYKEEYIERILDFSRHQILDVMFACDPAYRALHKPNYNLDDEEDDDAEDFGSSSKKRRISKSVRVRKSTTNRMSGTVNIIVQKLCTIVSYLKQLLLIERLSDSCILQLVRTSLQTLLVDNIQLLQLKVISLIGGIYYMYTQHRTYMMDETIQILLKLPLSKRVPRTYHLPDEEQRQIQLVTALLIQIIHHCANLPEVVRLTPGNPSLDISIDADYPSKCHEAVTESCCLFWSRILQRYTSTKNQDASELKSMMENLVMDLLTTLNLPEYPASAPILEVLCVLLLQNAGPKSKDISARTMAIDLLGTIAARLKHDAVVCRNEKFWIVQVLMDSENSDPSYLRDVCAICLDSTAERSSLECQGCHRPFHLDCIGGREQDASSRTFDCQVCLCEKQLLVLKTHCESESKDDQKQNRISKKSSRASSSVTKQEIVQQMLLNYLQDAGSADELNLFMRWFYLCLWYKDDPASPQKFLYFLARMKSREILRDSFSFSSLLTRDSVKKITLALGQKSSFARGFDKILQVLLASLRENSPVIRAKAMRAVSIIVEADPEVLGNKLVQTAVEGRFCDSAISVREAALELVGKHIASHPDVGIKYFEKVAERIKDTGVSVRKRAIKIIKDMCTSSTDFSQSTTAFVAIISRINDEESSIQDLVCKTFYEFWFEEPSGWQNRTFKDNSSVPLEVTKKTEQVAETLRRMSSHQPLAIVIKRILVLDFFPQSAKAAGINPVLLSSVRRRCELMCKCLLEKALQVAETNSEEGEVRMLPYILLLHSFCLVDPTLCAPASDPSQFIITLQPYLKSQSDNRVAAQMLESILFIIDSVLPLLRKLPETVAEELEQDLKQMIVRHSFLTVVHACIKCLCSVGKVSGKGASVIQYLIQLFYKRLDALGFDNKQQVGRSLFCLGLLIRYGSPMLDMSAFNPRNMDVASNINLFKKYLQAEDFIIKVRALQALGYVFIACPECMLQKDVGKILEATLSTCADARLKMQSLQNMYEYLLDAESRMEKDKASNDDNNPSADGTSVPVAAGAGDTNICGGIVQLYWNSILARCLDANEHVRQAALKIVEIVLRQGLVHPITCVPYLIALETDPEEVNAKLSHHLLMNMNEKYPAFCESRLGDGLHLSFIFIRTMSGDLPEMSNNKSPAKLFNNIKGKGDVGSSTFARHGVARIYKLIRGNRVSRNRFMSSIVHKFETPTCSDSVIPFLMYCTEILALLPFTLPDEPLYLIYTINRVVQVSSGAVESNIKDFLHLLQGNVHKTNGNGMVQASQLDSTTNPGSERNMETEGNPTLPMELPNHLYGEESCRDPNANPIPSRDPYTISASDFQKIQASFLAAGALQLLLKLKRHLKIVYGLDDIRCQAFSPNEPVKPGESLGRQNIPFTISDINIDPPNTYEDVMRRYQEFKNALREDTVDYSTYSANIKRKRPPSTSARRGKAVRMADMDDEDGYDDEDWGNSVARMNKSAGKRGSYMRTRQRQQL, from the exons ATGTCAAATCCCGCCGGCGGAGGTGGTTTCGAGGGGCACCACAGGGGCATAAGTCTCTCGAACACAGTTCACTCGGAGGTTGCGCCGTGCTTGCCGCTGCCCTCGCTCCCAGTATTCTGCGGCGGGCGCGATCAGGAACTTCGCCTATTCGACAACCGCGGCGGCGCTTCCAGGAGGAATGCTAGCGGCGCTGATGTGGCGGGAAGGATAGCTGATCTCCTCCGCAATGCTGATGTATCTTACTT GAATCTTAAAAATGAAGAAAGCATTCAACCAGATGGTTATGTGGGCAAGTTAAATATAACCAATGATGTTTTGAGACATGAGGCAGAATCACTTCAATATGTCTCTCCAG GTCCTGGTATGGAGTCAACAAATCGAGGTAATTTGAcccaatcaaagtcctttgagCGGAGCATGCCTGCCATAAATCAAGTGCCAACTGACTCATTAGGGACGACCAATTATCAGCAAGATCACAATGCTAATAAT GATATTATTAACTCTTCCCGAAAACCAAAAGTGAAAAAGAGAACAAAAGCTGACATACCGTCAGCTCCTTGTCCCGATTCCCGTGAGGGTCAAG ATGCAGCTGTAGGGGGATTTTGTGAATGGTTGGAGGACATATGTAACAGAGCAGAAATTCCTTCTGATGACAGAGAAGAAACAGAATGGCAATCATTGACCCAATCTGATCTTAAAGCTCTAGTCAATGAAATCATGTCCATTCGATCTAAGAATTTACTCCACATAGTTCCAGCTGACACTCTTTCAAGGATTTTAAAAGTTTTAGATCGCCAGATTCATCGAGCAGAAGGACTTTCAATAGATGATTGTGAGAAG TTGGATGCTGAGGTGGTATCATCCCTTTATTGTGCTCTGGAGTCAATTCATGCAGCTTTAGTTATTATGGCTCATGATGGCATGCCTAAACAGATTTACAAGGAAGAG TATATTGAAAGGATCTTGGATTTTTCAAGACATCAAATTTTGGATGTTATGTTTGCATGTGATCCAGCATATCGGGCCCTACACAAACCCAATTATAATTTGGATG ATGAGGAAGATGATGATGCTGAGGATTTTGGCTCTAGCAGTAAGAAGAGGCGAATTTCTAAGAGTGTAAGAGTTAGAAAATCAACAACAAACCG GATGTCTGGTACAGTAAACATTATTGTTCAGAAATTGTGTACCATTGTCAGTTATCTCAAGCAGCTGTTGTTGATAGAACGCTTATCAGATAGTTGCATTCTGCAACTTGTGCGGACTAGTTTACAGACACTTTTGGTGGATAATATCCAGCTTTTGCAGCTGAAAGTAATCAGTTTAATTGGTGGG ATTTATTATATGTACACTCAGCATCGGACATATATGATGGATGAAACTATTCAAATACTTCTAAAGCTGCCACTCTCTAAAAGAGTACCAAGAACTTATCATCTTCCGGATGAAGAACAAAGGCAGATTCAGTTAGTCACTGCTCTATTGATTCAAATTATTCATCATTGTGCAAATCTTCCTGAAGTCGTGAGGCTAACTCCTGGAAATCCTTCACTGGACATTTCTATTGATGCTGATTACCCCTCTAAATGTCATGAGGCAGTTACAGAGTCATGCTGCCTCTTTTGGAGTCGAATTCTTCAGCGGTATACAAGCACAAAAAATCAGGATGCATCTGAATTGAAGTCAATGATGGAAAATCTTGTGATGGATTTGCTCACTACTCTGAACTTACCGGAGTATCCAGCTTCAGCTCCTATTCTAGAG GTTCTGTGTGTATTACTACTTCAGAATGCTGGGCCAAAATCAAAAGATATTTCTGCCAGAACAATGGCCATTGACCTTCTCGGTACAATTGCTGCAAGGTTAAAACATGATGCGGTAGTGTGTAGGAATGAAAAGTTTTGGATCGTACAGGTCTTGATGGATAGTGAAAATAGTGACCCTAGCTATCTGAGAGATGTCTGTGCTATTTGTTTGGATTCAACTGCTGAAAGGTCTAGTCTCGAATGTCAAGGCTGTCATAGGCCATTCCATCTTGATTGTATAGGAGGAAGAGAGCAGGATGCTTCTTCTCGAACCTTTGATTGTCAGGTTTGCTTATGCGAGAAACAACTTCTTGTGTTAAAAACGCATTGCGAGTCCGAATCCAAGGATGACCAGAAACAAAATCGTATTTCCAAAAAATCTTCCCGAGCTTCATCCTCAGTAACAAAACAGGAGATTGTTCAACAAATGCTCCTAAATTATTTGCAGGATGCAGGGTCTGCAGATGAACTAAACCTCTTTATGCGCTG GTTTTATCTTTGTCTTTGGTATAAAGATGATCCTGCTTCTCCTCAAAAGTTCCTCTACTTCCTCGCAAGGATGAAATCTAGGGAAATTCTGCGAGActcgttttctttttcttctcttctgACAAGGGATTCAGTGAAAAAAATTACTTTGGCATTGGGTCAAAAGAGTTCGTTTGCTAGAGGATTTGACAAGATACTTCAAGTGCTTTTG GCCAGCCTGAGGGAGAACTCACCAGTGATTCGTGCTAAGGCAATGCGAGCG GTTAGTATTATCGTAGAAGCAGATCCCGAGGTTTTGGGTAACAAGCTTGTGCAAACGGCAGTTGAAGGGAGGTTTTGTGACTCTGCTATATCAGTAAGAGAAGCAGCACTTGAGCTTGTTGGAAAGCACATTGCTTCACATCCTGATGTTGGTATAAAG TATTTTGAGAAGGTAGCAGAGAGGATTAAGGATACTGGAGTAAGTGTCCGAAAACGAGCTATTAAAATTATCAAGGATATGTGTACCTCCTCCACTGACTTTTCACAGAGCAccactgcttttgtggcgataATTTCTCGTATCAATGATGAAGAATCCAGCATACAG GACCTGGTCTGCAAGACATTTTATGAGTTTTGGTTCGAGGAGCCTTCTGGTTGGCAAAACCGTACTTTCAAAGATAACAGTTCGGTTCCTCTAGAAGTGACTAAGAAGACAGAACAGGTTGCTGAGACTTTGAGAAGGATGTCCAGTCACCAACCCCTTGctattgtcattaaaagaatcTTAGTTCTTGATTTCTTTCCCCAATCTGCTAAAGCTGCTGGGATAAACCCTGTATTACTTTCATCCGTACGCAGGCGCTGTGAGCTAATGTGCAAGTGTCTGCTGGAAAAAGCATTGCAG GTTGCTGAGACAAACAGTGAGGAAGGAGAAGTCCGCATGCTTCCATATATTCTTCTACTGCATTCATTCTGTCTGGTGGATCCTACATTATGTGCACCAGCCTCTGACCCTTCACAGTTTATTATCACACTACAACCATATTTGAAGAGTCAG TCTGACAATCGAGTGGCTGCTCAGATGCTGGAGAGCATATTGTTTATAATTGATTCTGTCTTGCCATTATTGCGGAAACTTCCTGAGACTGTTGCGGAGGAACTTGAACAAGACCTGAAACAAATGATAGTCCGGCACTCTTTCCTGACAGTTGTCCACGCTTGCATAAA ATGTTTATGCTCTGTGGGGAAAGTATCAGGAAAAGGTGCAAGTGTTATTCAGTATCTTATCCAGTTGTTCTACAAACGTCTGGATGCATTGGGGTTTGATAACAAGCAG CAAGTAGGTAGATCTCTGTTTTGTCTTGGGTTGTTGATACGCTATGGTAGCCCAATGTTGGATATGTCTGCTTTCAACCCAAGAAACATGGATGTAGCAAGCAATATCAACTTATTCAAAAAGTATCTTCAGGCTGAAGACTTCATTATTAAAGTTCGGGCATTACAG GCTTTAGGTTATGTTTTTATTGCTTGTCCTGAATGTATGTTGCAAAAGGATGTCGGTAAAATTTTGGAGGCAACTCTGTCCACCTGTGCTGATGCTCGTCTGAAG ATGCAATCATTACAGAACATGTATGAGTATCTTCTGGATGCGGAAAGCCGAATGGAGAAAGATAAAGCTAGCAATGATGATAATAATCCATCTGCTGATGGTACCAGTGTCCCCGTTGCTGCCGGTGCTGGCGATACTAACATTTGTGGTGGTATAGTTCAGCTATATTGGAATAGCATCTTAGCAAGATGTCTGGATGCAAATGAACATGTCCGTCAAGCTGCTCTCAAG ATTGTTGAAATTGTGCTGCGCCAAGGTCTTGTACATCCTATTACTTGTGTACCGTATCTCATTGCACTTGAAACAGATCCGGAGGAAGTAAATGCAAAGTTGTCTCATCATCTCTTGATGAATATGAATGAGAA GTATCCTGCTTTCTGCGAAAGCCGTCTTGGTGATGGACTtcatttgtcatttattttcatTCGTACCATGAGTGGAGATCTCCCTGAAATGTCCAATAATAAGTCCCCAGCCAAATTATTTAACAATATTAAGGGAAAAGGAGATGTTGGGTCTTCAACATTTGCACGGCATGGTGTTGCTCGAATCTATAAGCTCATTCGTGGAAATCGTGTTTCAAGAAAcagattcatgtcctccattgtGCACAAATTTGAAACACCGacctgcagtgattctgtgatACCGTTTCTAAT GTATTGCACTGAGATTCTTGCTCTACTACCTTTCACATTACCTGATGAACCTCTTTATTTGATCTATACTATAAACCGAGTGGTACAAGTTAGCTCAGGGGCAGTAGAATCAAACATTAAGGACTTTTTGCATTTATTACAAGGAAATGTTCATAAAACCAATGGGAATGGGATGGTGCAAGCCTCTCAACTGGATAGCACTACAAACCCTGGTAGTGAAAGAAACATGGAAACTGAGGGGAACCCGACACTACCCATGGAGTTACCGAATCATCTTTATGGGGAAGAATCATGTAGGGATCCAAATGCAAACCCCATACCCTCGAGAGATCCCTATACCATCTCTGCAAGTGATTTTCAGAAAATCCAG GCCAGCTTTCTAGCAGCTGGTGCACTGCAACTGCTTCTAAAGCTCAAGAGGCACTTGAAGATTGTTTATGGCCTAGATGATATCCGATGCCAG GCATTTTCTCCTAATGAACCGGTTAAACCAGGCGAAAGTTTAGGACGGCAGAATATTCCATTCACTATCAGTGATATTAACATTGACCCTCCCAACACCTACGAAGACGTCATGCGGAGATATCAG GAATTCAAGAATGCCTTAAGAGAAGACACAGTTGACTATTCAACCTACTCAGCAAACATCAAGAGGAAACGGCCACCCTCCACGAGCGCAAGACGAGGGAAGGCTGTCCGAATGGCAGATATGGATGATGAAGATGGCTATGATGATGAAGATTGGGGTAACAGTGTGGCCAGGATGAACAAGAGCGCCGGCAAGAGAGGTAGTTACATGAGAACGAGGCAGCGACAACAGTTGTAA